GCTAATATGATACTCAAGTGCACGCTCATGCCCTTTTTGAATCACAGGCCCCTCAGCCATAGGATCCGAAAAAGGAACCCCAAGCTCAATAACATCAACGCCCTGCTCCACTAAGGCGTGCATGGTTGGCAGCGTGGCTTCCGGGTGTGGATCACCATTCACTATATAAGCGACAAGAATTTTTTTACCTGCGCTTTTGGCTTGCATCAACTGTTGGGAAATACGACTCATCGACAATTCCTGATTTTTCCTGCCGTTATGGCAGCGCTATAAACTATTTTTTGTGCCCACTGACTTAAACGGTAATCCCATCCAAACCGGCAACAGTCAAAATATCCTTATCACCGCGACCGGAAAGGTTGGCGATAATGATTTGGTCTTTGCTCATGGTTGGTGCTAATTTTTCAACATAAGCCAAGGCGTGACTGGATTCCAGCGCAGGCATAATGCCTTCTGTTTTGGTTACTTTACGGAATGCAGCAAGTGCTTCATCGTCATTAATGGCCACGTAATTTACACGACCAATATCTTTTAACCAGGAGTGCTCCGGACCAACACCGGGGTAATCCAATCCGGCTGAAACAGAGTGAGTCTCGATGATTTGACCGTTTTCATCTTCCATCAGATAAGTACGGTTGCCATGGAGCACACCGGGAATACCTTTATTCAGCGGCGCAGCATGTTTTCCGGTTTCTATACCCAAACCACCGGCTTCTACACCGTACATTTTGACTGAGTCGTCGCTCAGGAACGGATGGAACAAACCAATCGCATTTGAACCACCGCCAACACAGGCCACCAACGCATCCGGTAATTTTCCTGCCTGAGCCAATGACTGGCGACGCGCTTCACGACCAATAATAGACTGGAAATCGCGCACCAATTGAGGGTAAGGATGGGGACCTGCAACGGTTCCGATAATGTAGAAGGTATCGTCCACATTGGTGGCCCAGTCGCGCATGGCTTCGTTCATCGCATCCTTGAGAGTGCGAGAACCCGATGTGACCGGAAATACTTCCGCGCCCAATAATTTCATGCGATAGACATTGAGCGCCTGACGCTTAACATCTTCAGCGCCCATATAAACACGGCATTTCAAGCCCAGACGCGCAGCCACAGTGGCAGTTGCAACACCATGCTGGCCCGCACCGGTTTCAGCAATTACGCGCGACTTACCAGTGAATTTAGCCAGCAGCGCCTGACCGATCGTATTGTTTACCTTATGGGCACCTGTGTGATTCAGGTCTTCGCGTTTGAGATAAATCTGGGCTCCACCTAACTCACGTGTCCACCGCTCAGCCAAATAGAGTGGTGACGGGCGGCCAACATAGTGAGCCATGTCTTTATCAAACTCTGCCTGGAAACCTGGATCATCCTTCAAACGCATGTAAATTGATTCAAGTTCATCAAGGGCGTAAATCAGCGTTTCGGAAACAAAGCGGCCACCGTATGGACCAAAATGACCTTCCGCATTGGGAAATGCACTGTAATCAATAACAGAATTCTGCTCAGTGTTACTCACTGTTTAATCA
The nucleotide sequence above comes from Cellvibrio sp. PSBB023. Encoded proteins:
- the trpB gene encoding tryptophan synthase subunit beta; translation: MSNTEQNSVIDYSAFPNAEGHFGPYGGRFVSETLIYALDELESIYMRLKDDPGFQAEFDKDMAHYVGRPSPLYLAERWTRELGGAQIYLKREDLNHTGAHKVNNTIGQALLAKFTGKSRVIAETGAGQHGVATATVAARLGLKCRVYMGAEDVKRQALNVYRMKLLGAEVFPVTSGSRTLKDAMNEAMRDWATNVDDTFYIIGTVAGPHPYPQLVRDFQSIIGREARRQSLAQAGKLPDALVACVGGGSNAIGLFHPFLSDDSVKMYGVEAGGLGIETGKHAAPLNKGIPGVLHGNRTYLMEDENGQIIETHSVSAGLDYPGVGPEHSWLKDIGRVNYVAINDDEALAAFRKVTKTEGIMPALESSHALAYVEKLAPTMSKDQIIIANLSGRGDKDILTVAGLDGITV